The following proteins come from a genomic window of bacterium:
- the ispF gene encoding 2-C-methyl-D-erythritol 2,4-cyclodiphosphate synthase, translated as MKIGIGFDIHRFEKDRKFILGSVEIPYSHGLIGHSDGDVLLHSLSDAILGSLAKPDIGFYFPDTDEKIKGIDSKKILKKVLTIMKKENCKIENIDVVIICEKPKLSPYVPLIRKKISEITGIDEKNIGIKVKTYEGIGEIGKGNACACLSSVLIS; from the coding sequence ATGAAAATAGGGATTGGGTTTGATATTCATAGATTTGAAAAGGACAGAAAATTTATTCTTGGGAGTGTTGAAATACCTTATAGTCATGGACTTATCGGGCATAGTGATGGAGATGTTCTTCTTCATTCTTTATCTGATGCTATTTTAGGTTCTCTGGCTAAACCAGATATTGGTTTTTATTTTCCTGATACAGATGAAAAAATAAAAGGAATTGATAGTAAAAAAATTCTAAAAAAAGTTCTTACAATAATGAAAAAGGAAAATTGTAAAATAGAAAATATTGATGTTGTTATAATATGTGAAAAACCAAAACTTTCTCCTTATGTCCCCTTAATAAGAAAAAAAATTTCTGAAATTACAGGGATTGATGAAAAAAATATAGGGATAAAAGTTAAAACATACGAAGGAATTGGTGAAATAGGAAAAGGAAATGCATGTGCCTGTCTTTCGTCTGTTTTAATTTCTTAA
- a CDS encoding aldo/keto reductase, which translates to MEYRQLGRSGLRVSKLCLGTMRDFTESNYDEAKKVVDEAIDSGVNFIDTADCYGQSEEILGRIFAENGKREKVVLATKFGWYMGEGANDYGSGRKHIIESCEGSLKRLKTDWIDLYIIHVIDPNPPMDETLYALDTLVRQGKVRYIGTSKHPASIILEGLFISEKYGWAKFVSEQPPYHILDRSIENELIPMCVKHGVGITPFWPIASGLLSGKYRSGKETTEGRFARGKVDEKILEVIEKLIPLAENRGITLAEFSLAWLMQQPGVTAPILGARKVEYIRSGVKACDIKLTEEEINKVDEIVPPGTYIVPHYENNIWRPARMFYSSKARSIKGTGAYIPDTKTDSSKKSGYPQL; encoded by the coding sequence ATGGAATATAGACAGTTAGGAAGAAGTGGATTAAGAGTTTCAAAATTATGTTTAGGAACAATGCGTGATTTTACAGAAAGCAATTATGATGAAGCAAAAAAGGTTGTTGATGAGGCAATTGATTCAGGTGTTAACTTTATTGATACTGCTGATTGTTATGGGCAATCAGAAGAAATTTTAGGGAGGATTTTTGCTGAAAATGGAAAAAGAGAAAAAGTAGTTCTTGCAACAAAGTTTGGATGGTACATGGGAGAAGGTGCAAATGATTATGGTTCAGGAAGAAAGCATATAATTGAGTCCTGTGAAGGTAGTTTAAAACGACTAAAAACCGACTGGATAGACCTTTACATAATTCATGTTATAGACCCAAATCCCCCGATGGATGAGACACTTTATGCTTTGGATACACTTGTAAGACAGGGAAAAGTAAGATACATAGGAACTTCAAAACATCCTGCAAGTATTATACTTGAAGGGCTCTTTATAAGCGAGAAATATGGATGGGCAAAATTTGTAAGTGAGCAACCCCCCTACCATATCCTTGATAGAAGTATTGAAAATGAACTTATTCCTATGTGTGTAAAACATGGTGTTGGAATTACTCCATTCTGGCCTATTGCGTCAGGCCTTTTATCAGGAAAATATCGTTCTGGAAAAGAAACAACAGAAGGCCGTTTTGCAAGAGGGAAAGTAGATGAAAAAATTTTAGAAGTAATAGAAAAACTTATTCCTCTTGCAGAAAATAGAGGAATTACATTAGCAGAATTTTCTCTTGCATGGCTTATGCAACAACCCGGTGTAACAGCACCTATTCTTGGAGCAAGAAAAGTTGAATATATAAGGTCTGGAGTAAAAGCGTGTGATATCAAATTGACAGAAGAAGAAATTAACAAAGTTGATGAGATAGTACCTCCTGGTACTTATATTGTTCCTCATTATGAAAATAATATCTGGAGACCAGCAAGGATGTTTTATTCATCAAAAGCAAGAAGTATAAAAGGAACAGGTGCATATATTCCTGATACAAAAACAGATTCTTCAAAAAAATCAGGTTATCCTCAATTGTGA
- a CDS encoding amidohydrolase produces the protein MEDIKNKVKKIEKDIISWYKDLHRYPELGFQEFKTSKKIQSLLKKFKIPYQVKATTGVVGYIKGKRDKTLGIRADIDALPIEEKTPIPFKSKHKGCMHACGHDGHTAILLGVIKVLSELKELKSNIKFIFQPSEERPPSGAKQMIEEGVIDDVDCIIGFHLYSVIPSRKLRIGKGPVSANTDLFKIKIKGKGGHGSRPHLTNDPITCTGYLITFLQTIVSRKIDPIAPCVVSIGQISSGSVFNVIPDDVEIVGTVRTLSEDIRDKIKEEMEKITEKVCSSFGCKGKVEYNKHLPANVNDAFLTEKIINITQKYYPESLSESRLSMGGEDFAFFAQKIPSTYIYIGMGEKCGPIHSSIFKIDEKILPFAVEYLTTLLVNL, from the coding sequence ATGGAGGACATAAAAAATAAGGTAAAAAAAATAGAAAAAGATATTATTAGTTGGTATAAAGATTTACATCGATATCCTGAACTTGGATTTCAGGAATTTAAAACATCAAAAAAAATACAATCTCTTTTAAAAAAATTTAAAATACCATACCAGGTAAAGGCAACAACAGGAGTTGTAGGATATATCAAAGGCAAAAGAGACAAAACACTTGGAATAAGGGCAGATATAGATGCTTTACCAATTGAAGAAAAAACACCTATTCCGTTTAAATCAAAACATAAAGGGTGTATGCATGCTTGCGGTCATGATGGACATACGGCAATACTTCTTGGGGTAATAAAGGTTTTATCTGAGTTAAAAGAACTAAAATCAAACATCAAATTTATTTTCCAGCCGAGCGAAGAAAGACCACCAAGTGGTGCGAAACAAATGATTGAAGAAGGTGTTATTGATGATGTAGATTGTATAATTGGTTTTCATCTGTATTCGGTGATCCCATCTAGAAAATTACGGATTGGCAAAGGTCCTGTTTCAGCAAACACTGACCTGTTTAAAATAAAAATAAAGGGAAAAGGGGGACATGGTTCTCGTCCACATTTAACAAATGACCCGATTACCTGTACTGGTTATCTTATTACTTTTTTACAGACCATTGTGAGTAGAAAAATAGACCCCATTGCTCCCTGTGTTGTTTCAATTGGACAAATTTCAAGTGGGTCTGTATTTAATGTAATTCCCGATGATGTTGAAATTGTAGGGACTGTAAGAACATTATCAGAAGACATAAGAGATAAAATAAAGGAAGAAATGGAAAAAATAACAGAAAAAGTTTGTTCCTCTTTTGGTTGTAAAGGAAAAGTTGAATATAATAAACATCTTCCTGCTAATGTAAATGATGCATTTCTTACTGAAAAGATAATAAACATTACACAAAAATATTATCCAGAAAGTTTATCTGAATCTCGTCTCTCCATGGGAGGAGAGGACTTTGCTTTTTTTGCTCAAAAAATACCATCAACATATATTTATATTGGAATGGGAGAAAAATGTGGACCTATTCATAGTTCTATATTTAAAATAGATGAAAAAATTTTACCTTTTGCAGTTGAATATTTAACTACTTTATTAGTTAATTTATAA